The segment TCCGTCGGGCGCTGCGCTGCCGGAACTGACATTGATGAAGCTGGGGTTATCGGTACTGATGCTGGTGGGTGGTTTGTGCTGCCTTGTCAGCACGCGCGGCCGACGCTCGTAATCCTGCGCTGCGGGTAGGACACAGGCGCCGGACAGACGATTTTTTGTCACTTGGTGCCGCAACACAGCGACGGTCGGCGATCGTTATTGCGCTAGCGCTGTACCCGTCATGCCGATTCTGCGCGGTCTGAGTTTGAGCGGTGTTTCGCAAGGCAACAGGATCGAGTGTTCGTCAATGCACAGGGTCTGCGGGAATACCCGGGCTTGCGCAGGCGTCACAACTAACCCACCTACGTTCGCATCACGTCCAGCACAGAAAGATGCGAATATGAAAACTTTGATCACAGCCGCTGCGATTGCAGCCACTACTTTTGCCACCACGGTACAGGCCGCTCCCGAGGCCTATGTGCTGGATTCCAGCCACAGCCAGATTGTGTTCCAGTACAACCATCTGGGCTATTCCACAGGATATGGCATGTTCTCCGGTTTTGCCGGTGAAATCCAGTTCGACCAGGAAGACCCCGCCGCATCGTCGGTCACCGTCTCGTTTCCGGTCAAATCCATGCTGACCGGCTGGCAGGCGCGGTTTGATCACTTCATGTCGCCGGATTTCTTTGCGGCTACCGATGACGAGATGGTGACATTCACCTCGACCGCGATCGAAGTGACGGGTGAGAATACCGCGCTGATCACCGGCGATCTGACGCTCAACGAAGTGACCAAGCCGGTTGTCTTGGACGCAACGCTGAACCAGGTCGGTGATCACCCGATGGAGGGCAAGCCCTGGGCTGGTTTCAGCGCCACCGCAACCGTGCTGCGCAGCGATTTCAATCTGGGTGCCTTTGCGCCGTTCATCAGCGACGAAGTGCAAATCAATCTGTCGGTCGAGGCCATGAAGGCCGACTGAACCGGGCAGCGGGTCGGCTCTGATCCCGCACTCCGATGATTTTTTAGCGAATGATGCCCGCCGGACCCTCGTCCGGCGGGCTTTTTCCAATTCATTTTAGTGGCGGTGATCGTCTTTCGGACCTCAGGCGACCCTGCCGGAGTGATCGTAAAGCGGTAACACCTCAGGCCGACGGATGTGGCGGTGGAATCGTCTGAAGATAGCGGAGGATAAGTGCGCTAGGCAATTGCGTGCCAGGCATGACCGGGGCGGCAAGCCGACCCGGTCTAGACTTTAATCCGATGTCCGGATCGCGGTCAGAGCGATATCCAGGGCGACCGAAAAACCTAGCTGGCTTTCGTCGCTCATGCTGGTGCCGACAGCAAAG is part of the Puniceibacterium sp. IMCC21224 genome and harbors:
- a CDS encoding YceI family protein, producing MKTLITAAAIAATTFATTVQAAPEAYVLDSSHSQIVFQYNHLGYSTGYGMFSGFAGEIQFDQEDPAASSVTVSFPVKSMLTGWQARFDHFMSPDFFAATDDEMVTFTSTAIEVTGENTALITGDLTLNEVTKPVVLDATLNQVGDHPMEGKPWAGFSATATVLRSDFNLGAFAPFISDEVQINLSVEAMKAD